The following is a genomic window from Flavobacteriales bacterium.
ACTCCTTTCGTGTAGGTATTTTACCGTCTCTTTGTCGAGCAATTCAAAGTTCGGGCTGTACACATCCGGCTTAAAGCTCAACATCTTCAAGGCCTTTTCGGGATTGCGTTCCTTTTCGATCAACAGCACGAGCTTCCACGAAGGATGCTCTTTGTGCGCTACTTCGAGGCTTCGCGGATCAAATGATTGCAGGAACATCTTATTTTCGAAAGGCGTCCCGTTCACGACCGAAGCGATGGCTTCGACCAAAACTTCCGGCTGAGGATGGTAAACACCATCACCTTGGGGCGTGATCTTGGTTTCGATATTCAAATAGGGAAGTGCCGGCTCATTGGATCGGCAATAAGCAATTACGGTATCCAGTACCTCCTCCAGGCTTGGCTTGTATACTGACAACTTCTTTTGCTCCGGAAATCGATCGTATTCCGAGCTCCCACAGTCGAATGACCGCACTTCGTCGCAGGTCAAGCGGAAAATGGAGTAGTTTTCTCTATCGTCACTTAATTCCTTTCCCGCAGCATCGCGACAAATATCGGGGTTCATCCATGGCTCGTGACTTAGGATCACCACGTTGTCGGCGGTCATAACCACGTCCATTTCCAAGGTCGAAACCCCGAGTTCTAGAGCGTGAATCATGGCCGGAATAGTATTCTCGGGCATTAGACCTCTACAGCCTCGATGCCCTTGGAGATCAAACTGTGCGTGGGCGTTCATAAAAAGAATGATCGCACTTATGATCAGACCTCCTTTCATCGGGGGCC
Proteins encoded in this region:
- a CDS encoding glycerophosphodiester phosphodiesterase produces the protein MNAHAQFDLQGHRGCRGLMPENTIPAMIHALELGVSTLEMDVVMTADNVVILSHEPWMNPDICRDAAGKELSDDRENYSIFRLTCDEVRSFDCGSSEYDRFPEQKKLSVYKPSLEEVLDTVIAYCRSNEPALPYLNIETKITPQGDGVYHPQPEVLVEAIASVVNGTPFENKMFLQSFDPRSLEVAHKEHPSWKLVLLIEKERNPEKALKMLSFKPDVYSPNFELLDKETVKYLHERSIRVIPWTVNYLPDAEVMLEMGVDGIITDYPDRISIEALGIE